A region of Subdoligranulum variabile DNA encodes the following proteins:
- a CDS encoding phage major capsid protein has product MNRKEQIEARLAEIRGLVDSPDADIDALTEETRKLKAELQEIEQAAEKRSKLRSEVNAGLGVVTRDFNPSNGQEKPFGVDTEEYRTAWLKHLQGKELSAAEQRAFTVANGAVSQLVVNDIMTVVRDHAPLMERITMVYSASKITYYVEGTINPAQAHTDNATITPDSDTLTPVTLTPSEITKMVQVSESARQMSIPAFNTWLTTMIGEAIARYINGQIITAISGVAASAGTTINAAGVQALLGSVKGEDVAVICNRKTLYTQLLPLQDNGTNNIVTFTGTYGSARVYGYDVLVDDNMADDTVLAGDMAKVIGAMGEDITVREGYDIDTNSYKYLGVVMFAVAIGISSAFAKLTNAG; this is encoded by the coding sequence ATGAACCGTAAAGAACAGATCGAAGCCCGCCTGGCCGAAATTCGCGGCCTTGTGGATAGCCCCGACGCCGACATCGACGCTCTGACCGAGGAAACCCGCAAGCTCAAAGCTGAGCTGCAGGAAATCGAGCAAGCTGCCGAAAAGCGCAGCAAACTGCGCAGTGAAGTCAACGCTGGTCTGGGCGTTGTGACCCGCGATTTCAATCCCAGCAACGGCCAGGAAAAGCCGTTTGGCGTTGACACCGAGGAATACCGCACTGCCTGGCTGAAGCACCTGCAGGGCAAGGAATTGAGTGCCGCCGAGCAGCGTGCATTCACTGTTGCCAATGGCGCAGTCTCTCAGCTGGTTGTCAACGACATCATGACCGTTGTGCGTGATCACGCCCCGTTGATGGAGCGCATCACCATGGTGTACAGCGCGTCCAAAATCACCTACTATGTTGAGGGCACCATCAACCCCGCGCAGGCCCACACTGATAACGCGACGATCACGCCGGATTCCGACACCTTGACGCCCGTGACTCTGACCCCTTCCGAGATCACCAAGATGGTGCAGGTTTCCGAGAGCGCACGGCAGATGAGCATTCCGGCTTTCAACACCTGGCTGACCACCATGATCGGCGAGGCCATTGCCCGCTACATCAACGGCCAGATCATTACGGCAATCTCCGGCGTCGCTGCATCTGCCGGTACTACCATCAACGCCGCAGGTGTGCAGGCGCTGCTGGGTTCCGTCAAAGGTGAGGACGTCGCGGTTATCTGCAACCGCAAGACCCTGTACACTCAGCTGCTTCCCCTGCAGGATAACGGTACCAATAACATTGTTACCTTTACCGGCACCTACGGCAGCGCACGGGTTTACGGCTACGATGTGCTGGTGGATGACAACATGGCAGACGATACCGTTCTGGCTGGTGATATGGCCAAGGTCATCGGCGCCATGGGCGAAGACATCACCGTGCGCGAAGGCTACGACATCGACACCAACAGCTACAAGTACCTGGGCGTTGTCATGTTTGCTGTTGCCATCGGCATCAGCTCCGCATTTGCGAAGCTCACCAACGCGGGTTGA
- a CDS encoding HK97 gp10 family phage protein: protein MSKVSIDGLADAVAKELANYNQDVADGVKKEVRQVAQEMVQELKQTSPKDSGQYAAGWREKTEFESAEDIRERVYNAKKPQLTHLLEHGHAKQNGGRVNGKPHIGPAEQEAEKKLTNGIKVVVRG, encoded by the coding sequence ATGTCTAAAGTGAGCATTGACGGCCTGGCGGATGCGGTGGCCAAAGAGCTGGCCAACTACAACCAGGATGTGGCCGATGGCGTCAAGAAAGAGGTCCGGCAGGTAGCTCAGGAAATGGTCCAGGAGCTGAAGCAGACTTCCCCCAAGGACAGCGGCCAATACGCCGCTGGATGGCGGGAAAAAACCGAGTTTGAAAGCGCCGAAGATATCCGAGAACGGGTATACAACGCTAAGAAGCCCCAGCTGACTCACCTGTTGGAACATGGCCACGCCAAACAGAATGGCGGCCGCGTCAACGGTAAGCCGCATATTGGACCGGCCGAACAGGAAGCTGAAAAAAAGCTGACAAACGGCATTAAGGTGGTGGTGCGCGGATGA
- a CDS encoding phage head-tail connector protein: MLDKVKLALRITTTAFDSEINDLIAAALADLGLAGVTTLTETDPLIIRAVSTYCRLHFGQPDDYDRLKGSYDEQKAQLMTATGYTDWGNTTNTENTGGAF; encoded by the coding sequence ATGCTGGACAAGGTTAAGCTGGCGCTGCGGATCACAACCACGGCGTTTGACAGCGAAATCAATGACCTGATTGCTGCTGCGCTGGCTGACCTTGGTCTGGCTGGCGTTACGACGCTGACAGAAACCGACCCGCTGATCATCCGGGCCGTATCCACCTATTGCAGACTGCATTTTGGACAGCCGGATGACTACGACCGTCTGAAAGGTTCCTACGACGAGCAGAAGGCGCAGCTCATGACTGCAACCGGGTATACCGACTGGGGAAATACCACCAACACGGAAAATACCGGGGGTGCATTCTGA